The following are encoded in a window of Lacinutrix sp. WUR7 genomic DNA:
- a CDS encoding universal stress protein: MKNILLLSDFSTNSENAIHYAMHFFKNEKCTFHIMHIHKIGSFTSDDLMNSPKESIYESITKEPKEKLEALVENLKSTFRNANYSFETIIDFDVFIDAINQAITNHKIDFIVMGTNGASGVKEVFLGSNTINVVRKVHCKTLIIPEGYTFTPVKKLLLPLDPHDAIGGKQFIELLGFIETYKLHLDVLRVNPNKENPKLEQEDLSNLALFDCSYHVVNDVPMDFAISSYMQTNTIDFLALFVKNERFLEHFFSKANTKINLSKISKPILVLHP; this comes from the coding sequence ATGAAAAACATACTATTACTATCGGATTTTTCTACTAATTCAGAAAATGCAATACATTATGCGATGCACTTTTTTAAAAATGAAAAATGCACCTTTCATATTATGCACATACATAAAATAGGAAGTTTTACATCGGATGATTTAATGAATTCTCCAAAAGAAAGTATTTACGAGTCTATCACTAAAGAACCTAAAGAAAAACTAGAAGCACTTGTTGAAAATTTAAAAAGCACTTTTAGAAATGCGAATTATAGTTTTGAAACGATTATAGATTTTGATGTTTTTATTGATGCTATAAATCAGGCTATCACAAACCATAAAATAGATTTTATTGTTATGGGAACCAATGGTGCTTCAGGTGTTAAAGAAGTTTTTTTAGGAAGCAATACAATTAACGTCGTTAGAAAAGTACACTGCAAAACACTAATTATTCCTGAAGGGTATACTTTTACACCAGTTAAAAAATTATTATTACCATTAGATCCTCATGATGCAATTGGTGGAAAACAATTTATAGAATTATTAGGATTTATAGAAACCTACAAATTACATCTAGATGTTTTAAGAGTGAATCCGAATAAAGAAAACCCAAAATTAGAGCAAGAAGACCTATCTAATTTAGCCCTTTTTGATTGTAGCTATCATGTAGTAAATGATGTACCTATGGATTTTGCCATATCTAGTTATATGCAAACAAACACCATAGATTTCTTGGCGTTATTTGTTAAAAATGAAAGATTTTTAGAGCATTTCTTTTCTAAAGCAAACACGAAGATTAACCTTTCTAAAATAAGTAAACCAATACTGGTATTACATCCTTAA
- the nirK gene encoding copper-containing nitrite reductase has product MKTILKLMMLILTLTMVSCFNNKETEYANTEDIPVNREMLAELTSPPHLPTPVGRRKAKKLIVKMEILEKVGEMTDGVEYMYWTFGGTVPGSFIRTRVGDEVEFHLQNHPDNKLPHNIDMHAVTGPGGGAESSFVAPGHEKVFSFKTLNPGLYVYHCATAPVGMHIANGMYGLILVEPEGGLPPVDKEYYIMQGDFYTKGANGERGLQPFDMQKAVDEKADYVVFNGKVGALTGDNAITAKVGETVRLFVGNGGPGLVSSFHVIGEIFDRVHVEGGDLINENVQTTLIPAGGAAMVEFRVDVPGTFIIVDHSIFRAFNKGALGMLKVEGEENKKIYSGEIRDDIYLPEGPGIQSMPTTDEVVASEIPAKSFEEQMEFGKNAYMQTCFACHQAEGQGIPNAFPPLANSDYLNADVSRAIGIVLRGKTGEITVNGEKYNSVMTRQMLSTDEIANVMTYVYNSWGNSKKVITKEMVEKVKKSK; this is encoded by the coding sequence ATGAAAACAATACTAAAATTAATGATGCTTATTTTAACACTAACCATGGTTAGTTGCTTTAATAACAAAGAAACAGAATATGCAAATACAGAAGATATTCCTGTGAATAGAGAAATGCTAGCAGAATTAACTTCGCCACCACACCTACCAACTCCAGTGGGAAGACGTAAAGCAAAAAAACTTATCGTTAAAATGGAAATCCTTGAAAAAGTAGGAGAAATGACAGATGGAGTAGAATATATGTATTGGACGTTTGGCGGAACAGTACCTGGTAGCTTTATAAGAACTAGAGTAGGTGATGAGGTAGAGTTTCACTTGCAAAATCATCCAGATAACAAACTGCCACATAATATAGATATGCATGCAGTTACAGGTCCTGGAGGAGGAGCAGAATCTTCTTTTGTAGCTCCCGGACATGAAAAAGTGTTTTCTTTTAAAACCTTAAATCCAGGATTGTACGTTTACCATTGTGCAACAGCTCCAGTAGGAATGCATATTGCTAACGGAATGTATGGATTAATTTTAGTAGAACCAGAAGGCGGTTTACCTCCAGTAGATAAAGAATACTACATCATGCAAGGAGATTTCTATACTAAAGGTGCAAATGGAGAACGTGGTTTACAACCTTTTGATATGCAAAAAGCAGTAGATGAAAAAGCAGATTATGTAGTATTTAATGGTAAAGTTGGAGCACTTACAGGAGATAATGCAATTACTGCAAAAGTAGGAGAAACGGTAAGATTGTTTGTCGGTAATGGCGGACCTGGTCTAGTATCTTCTTTTCATGTTATTGGTGAGATTTTCGACAGAGTACATGTAGAAGGTGGCGATTTAATTAATGAAAATGTACAAACTACTTTGATTCCTGCTGGTGGTGCAGCAATGGTAGAATTTCGTGTCGATGTACCTGGAACTTTTATTATAGTAGATCACTCTATATTTAGAGCCTTTAATAAAGGTGCTTTAGGAATGCTTAAAGTAGAAGGTGAAGAAAACAAGAAAATATATTCTGGTGAAATTAGAGATGATATTTATTTACCAGAAGGTCCTGGAATTCAAAGTATGCCAACTACAGACGAAGTGGTTGCATCAGAAATTCCAGCAAAATCTTTTGAAGAGCAAATGGAATTTGGTAAAAATGCATATATGCAAACCTGTTTTGCTTGTCATCAAGCAGAAGGACAAGGTATTCCAAATGCGTTTCCTCCTTTAGCTAATTCCGATTATTTAAATGCAGATGTAAGTCGTGCTATCGGAATTGTTTTACGTGGAAAAACTGGCGAAATTACAGTGAATGGTGAAAAATATAACAGTGTAATGACTAGACAAATGTTATCTACAGACGAAATTGCAAATGTGATGACATACGTGTATAACAGTTGGGGAAACTCTAAAAAAGTGATTACCAAAGAAATGGTAGAAAAAGTTAAAAAAAGTAAATAA
- a CDS encoding formylglycine-generating enzyme family protein gives MIKSQAFRILFVLLVFQTMLYAQSEGMVSIKGSRYLPLYGRDSTVVAVKDFEMDVYPVTNSQFEDFVKKYPKWQKSNVISLFADKGYLVNWKSDTELKDSEKPNSPVTYVSWFAAKDYCECQGKRLPTIDEWEYVAMADKTTKDARSKPEYNAEILAWYEAPRTNENTIGLHPENFWGVHDLHGLVWEWTLDFNSVLISGESRKDVDKDNNLFCGSAAVNATDLMNYAAFMRYAIRGSLKAKYSMKNLGFRCVKDIPNEF, from the coding sequence ATGATAAAAAGCCAAGCCTTTAGAATTTTGTTTGTTTTGTTAGTGTTTCAAACGATGCTTTATGCACAGTCTGAAGGCATGGTTTCTATTAAAGGTAGTCGGTATTTACCGCTATACGGAAGAGATTCTACAGTAGTTGCTGTTAAAGATTTTGAAATGGATGTATATCCTGTAACCAATTCTCAATTTGAAGATTTTGTGAAAAAATATCCGAAATGGCAAAAATCGAATGTCATTAGTTTATTTGCAGATAAAGGATATTTAGTGAATTGGAAATCTGATACGGAACTAAAAGATTCTGAAAAACCTAACAGTCCAGTTACTTATGTGTCTTGGTTTGCAGCCAAAGACTATTGCGAATGCCAAGGGAAACGCTTACCAACGATAGATGAATGGGAATATGTGGCAATGGCAGACAAAACCACAAAAGATGCAAGGAGTAAACCCGAATATAATGCCGAAATTCTTGCTTGGTATGAAGCACCAAGAACCAATGAAAATACGATTGGACTCCATCCTGAAAATTTTTGGGGAGTTCATGATTTACATGGTTTGGTTTGGGAATGGACGCTGGATTTTAATTCGGTTTTAATTTCTGGAGAATCGAGAAAAGATGTAGATAAAGACAATAATTTGTTCTGCGGAAGTGCTGCCGTTAATGCTACAGATTTAATGAACTATGCTGCTTTTATGCGCTATGCTATTCGCGGAAGTTTAAAAGCCAAATACTCTATGAAGAATTTAGGGTTTAGATGTGTTAAAGATATACCAAATGAATTTTAA
- a CDS encoding SCO family protein: MKHLKIIFSVLIMTIAFTACNSKTSKNTSEALAVYQCPMQCEGAKTYSESGSCPICKMDLKPVAKASKVLETNEISEASIFNLTSKWNTEEGEVIQLKDLKGKTLVMVMIYTSCKAACPRLVADMRNIEAKIPKENLKDLNFVLISIDPETDTPERLKAFAIENLMDDEQWTFLQGTESGVREFANVLAMKYKQISPIDFSHSNIISVFNTKGELIHQQEGLGVDNKDTVDTILELTQ; the protein is encoded by the coding sequence ATGAAACACTTAAAAATAATTTTTTCAGTCTTAATAATGACAATTGCTTTTACGGCATGCAATTCTAAAACTTCTAAAAATACTTCAGAAGCATTAGCCGTTTACCAATGTCCTATGCAATGCGAAGGCGCAAAAACCTATAGCGAATCTGGTAGTTGTCCTATTTGTAAAATGGATTTGAAACCCGTAGCGAAAGCTTCAAAAGTATTGGAAACGAATGAAATATCGGAAGCATCTATTTTCAATTTAACTTCTAAATGGAATACCGAAGAAGGTGAGGTGATTCAGCTTAAAGATCTAAAAGGAAAAACCTTAGTAATGGTCATGATTTATACTTCTTGTAAAGCTGCTTGTCCTCGTTTAGTGGCAGATATGCGAAATATTGAAGCAAAAATCCCAAAAGAAAACCTAAAAGATTTAAATTTTGTACTAATAAGTATCGATCCAGAAACCGATACACCAGAACGTTTAAAAGCATTTGCTATTGAAAATCTTATGGATGATGAACAGTGGACTTTTTTGCAGGGAACCGAAAGTGGTGTTCGCGAATTTGCTAATGTACTTGCTATGAAATACAAGCAGATTTCACCTATAGATTTTTCACACTCCAATATCATTAGCGTCTTTAATACCAAAGGCGAATTAATACACCAACAAGAAGGTTTAGGGGTAGATAATAAAGATACCGTAGATACCATTCTAGAACTTACACAATAA
- a CDS encoding alginate export family protein, whose protein sequence is MKSILTILCLGVVMTSYAQEFEISTELRPRFEYRHGYKTLIADDVDAATFISQRTRLNFGYKNEKLQMYLALQNVRIWGDVSTLSTSDTNGTAIHEAWAILHLDPKFSLKFGRQEIVYDDHRIFGNVGWAQQARSHDAFIATYKPNKNNQLDIGLAFNENAETLFEENYTVDNYKAFQYAWYHTKWDAVGLSFLILNNGLAYDADDEQKVAYNQTIGTHLTYKKNKLQADASMYFQTGKIANTSLHAYNVAGNVFYTISEAFKTGLGAEYLSGTDSNSTENKIKSFNPLFGTNHKFNGLMDYFYVGNHINSVGLLDVNATIAYQQNKFSAKLIPHVFSSAATVVDTSGKEMSAVLGTELDVVLGYKWTKDVQFQAGYSQMFATETMEVLKGGNSDNANNWAWLMITVNPSLFKTTFKKE, encoded by the coding sequence ATGAAAAGTATATTAACAATCCTATGTCTAGGAGTTGTAATGACTTCATACGCACAAGAATTTGAGATTTCAACAGAATTAAGACCACGTTTTGAATATAGACATGGTTACAAAACTTTGATAGCAGATGACGTAGATGCAGCAACATTTATATCGCAACGTACACGATTAAATTTTGGTTATAAAAACGAAAAATTACAGATGTATTTAGCGTTACAAAATGTTAGAATTTGGGGTGATGTCTCTACATTATCTACTTCTGATACCAACGGAACTGCAATTCATGAAGCCTGGGCAATACTACATTTAGATCCTAAATTTTCTTTAAAATTTGGTCGTCAAGAAATTGTTTATGATGACCATAGAATCTTTGGAAATGTTGGTTGGGCACAACAAGCAAGAAGTCATGATGCATTTATTGCGACCTATAAACCAAATAAAAATAATCAATTGGATATTGGATTGGCTTTTAATGAAAATGCAGAAACTTTGTTTGAAGAGAACTATACTGTAGATAATTATAAAGCGTTTCAATATGCTTGGTATCATACGAAATGGGATGCGGTTGGATTAAGCTTTTTAATTCTCAATAACGGTTTAGCTTATGATGCAGATGACGAACAAAAAGTAGCGTATAACCAAACTATAGGTACGCATCTTACCTACAAGAAAAATAAGTTACAGGCAGATGCTTCTATGTATTTTCAAACCGGAAAAATTGCAAACACAAGTTTACATGCATATAACGTTGCTGGAAATGTATTTTATACCATTAGTGAAGCATTTAAAACTGGTCTAGGAGCAGAATACCTTTCTGGTACCGATAGTAACAGTACAGAAAACAAAATAAAATCTTTCAATCCTTTGTTTGGTACCAACCATAAATTTAATGGTTTGATGGATTATTTTTATGTAGGAAATCATATTAATTCTGTGGGATTATTAGATGTTAATGCAACTATAGCGTATCAACAAAATAAATTTTCAGCAAAATTAATTCCACATGTTTTTTCCTCGGCAGCAACTGTTGTGGATACTTCTGGAAAAGAAATGAGTGCTGTTTTAGGTACAGAGCTCGATGTAGTTTTGGGTTATAAATGGACTAAAGATGTTCAATTTCAAGCAGGATATTCACAAATGTTTGCAACAGAAACTATGGAAGTTTTAAAAGGAGGAAATAGCGATAATGCAAATAATTGGGCTTGGTTAATGATAACGGTTAATCCTAGTTTGTTTAAAACAACATTTAAAAAAGAGTAA
- a CDS encoding hemerythrin domain-containing protein — protein sequence MQNKPQKRHKALQPLSREHHHGLLLSWKIRSGFSKNIAPERIRMYANWFFKTHLIPHFEMEETHIFTILEEDNELVKKALADHKQIKALFAETEDDAITLGKIEEVLEQHIRFEERILFPEIQKIATEEQMLQIEKIHQPEDFKDNIEDEFWK from the coding sequence ATGCAAAACAAACCACAAAAACGTCATAAAGCGCTACAACCATTAAGTCGAGAACATCATCACGGACTATTATTATCTTGGAAAATTAGATCTGGATTTAGCAAGAATATTGCGCCAGAACGGATAAGAATGTATGCGAATTGGTTTTTTAAAACACACTTAATTCCGCATTTTGAAATGGAAGAAACACATATTTTTACTATTCTAGAAGAAGATAATGAACTTGTAAAAAAAGCTTTAGCAGATCATAAACAGATAAAGGCTTTATTTGCGGAAACCGAAGACGACGCCATAACATTAGGTAAAATTGAAGAAGTATTAGAACAACACATCCGATTTGAAGAACGCATTTTGTTTCCTGAAATACAGAAAATAGCTACAGAAGAACAAATGCTTCAAATAGAAAAAATCCATCAACCAGAAGACTTTAAGGATAATATAGAAGATGAATTTTGGAAGTGA
- the ric gene encoding iron-sulfur cluster repair di-iron protein, translating to METLQKSTQKHIGEFVAEDFRTAAVFSKYKIDFCCNGNRTIAEACEKKGIDSNRLTEELEAVLNTTTNPSIDYKSWPLDLLAEYIEKKHHRYVEEKIPVLRQFLDKLCRVHGERHPELFKINELFTASANELTAHMKKEELILFPFVKRMVKAKLDNQAIQSPQFGTVENPIAMMMHEHDTEGERFREIAELTDNYTPPADACNTYKVTYAMLEEFEKDLHLHIHLENNILFPEAIKLEQQFD from the coding sequence ATGGAAACATTACAAAAAAGTACCCAGAAACACATAGGTGAATTTGTAGCAGAAGATTTTAGAACTGCTGCCGTTTTTTCAAAATATAAGATAGATTTCTGCTGCAATGGAAACCGAACTATTGCAGAAGCTTGCGAGAAAAAAGGAATAGATAGTAATAGGTTAACCGAAGAATTAGAGGCTGTTTTAAACACGACAACAAATCCATCTATAGATTACAAATCTTGGCCTTTAGATTTACTAGCCGAATATATTGAAAAAAAACACCATAGATATGTGGAAGAGAAAATCCCTGTTTTACGTCAGTTTTTAGACAAACTTTGTCGTGTCCATGGTGAGCGTCACCCAGAATTATTTAAAATAAATGAATTGTTCACTGCTTCTGCTAACGAATTAACTGCACACATGAAGAAAGAAGAGCTCATTCTCTTTCCTTTTGTAAAAAGAATGGTAAAAGCAAAATTAGATAATCAAGCGATACAATCTCCACAATTTGGAACCGTTGAAAATCCGATTGCCATGATGATGCATGAGCATGATACCGAAGGAGAACGCTTTAGAGAAATAGCAGAACTTACCGATAATTATACCCCGCCAGCAGATGCGTGTAACACCTACAAAGTCACTTATGCTATGCTGGAGGAATTTGAAAAAGACTTGCATTTACACATACACTTAGAAAACAATATTCTATTTCCTGAAGCCATAAAACTAGAGCAACAATTTGATTAA
- a CDS encoding Rrf2 family transcriptional regulator, protein MFSKACEYGIRASIFIAKNSFEGKLVSPKEISEEINSPKAFTAKILQALVRHDIIKSLKGAYGGFIIDKDTIATIKLTQIVEAIDGDKIYSGCGLGLEKCDENHPCPMHDKFKVIRDELKHMLETTNLEELALGIKSGASFLKI, encoded by the coding sequence ATGTTTTCGAAAGCTTGTGAATATGGAATAAGAGCGTCTATTTTTATTGCGAAAAATTCGTTTGAAGGGAAATTGGTTTCCCCTAAGGAAATTTCGGAAGAAATAAACTCTCCCAAAGCGTTTACAGCAAAAATTTTACAAGCATTAGTTAGACATGATATTATTAAGTCTTTAAAAGGTGCTTATGGCGGTTTTATAATCGATAAAGATACTATTGCAACCATAAAACTTACACAAATAGTTGAAGCTATTGATGGCGACAAAATTTATAGTGGTTGCGGATTAGGTTTAGAGAAATGCGATGAAAATCATCCCTGTCCTATGCATGATAAATTCAAAGTGATACGCGACGAATTGAAACATATGCTAGAAACTACTAATTTAGAAGAACTTGCATTAGGCATAAAATCTGGAGCTTCCTTTTTAAAGATCTAA
- a CDS encoding CBS domain-containing protein — protein sequence MKKRTPVSEIMTRDVITLNHKDDLDIAEKLFKKNNIRHIPVVSGDKIIGLLSYTDLLRISFADAIDEDEQNVDTVVYNMFTIEQVMAKNLVSVSSNTTILEVAKILAKKEFHALPVVDDDKLVGIVTTTDLIEYLIQQY from the coding sequence ATGAAGAAAAGAACACCAGTTTCAGAAATAATGACAAGAGATGTTATCACTCTTAATCACAAAGATGATTTAGATATAGCAGAAAAATTATTCAAAAAAAATAACATTCGCCATATTCCAGTGGTAAGCGGAGACAAAATAATTGGGCTGCTTAGTTATACCGATTTATTACGTATTAGCTTTGCAGATGCCATAGATGAGGACGAACAAAATGTAGACACTGTAGTATATAATATGTTTACTATTGAGCAAGTAATGGCTAAAAACTTGGTAAGTGTTTCTTCTAACACAACCATTTTAGAAGTTGCTAAAATACTCGCAAAAAAAGAATTTCATGCTTTACCAGTAGTAGATGACGATAAATTAGTTGGTATTGTAACCACTACAGATTTAATTGAATACTTGATACAACAGTATTAA
- a CDS encoding aspartate aminotransferase family protein gives MDNSHKLQLSKEEMKQYGYQVIDTIVEHFDTENSKKPVSLASREEMDLLFKTEAPEDPTNYKEVLDFVTEKVLPNSSIVTHPKSYSFVPGPSNFVSVMADTLATGFNIFSGGWAASPAAAELEIVTMHWLLKLFKFPTKKGGGIFTSGGSMANLTALVTARRQRCGDDFSKAIIYLSDQAHSSNIKAIRVLGFKKEQIRIIPTDIEFKMAINKLKNAIAKDRLEGLQPFCIIASAGTTNTGTVDPLNEIAKICKTEKLWFHIDGAYGGAAILSKKGSQLLKGIEKADSLAIDPHKWLYQPYEMGCLLVRNHKWLSETFTEKPEYLRDIEGNPSEINFYDHGIQLTRRFRALKFYMSMKTFGLSAFKKAVSYSIDLAEEVEADLRKSANWEVVSPATLAVINFRYNPIGKNYSEKQLDAINQEISKRVVDSREALLVTTILQKQVVLRMCLINPRTTFEDVKDTLKTCEAFALEII, from the coding sequence ATGGACAATTCGCATAAATTGCAATTAAGTAAAGAAGAAATGAAACAATATGGTTATCAAGTAATTGATACTATTGTAGAACATTTTGATACAGAAAACTCTAAAAAACCAGTTTCTTTAGCTTCTAGAGAAGAAATGGATTTACTTTTTAAAACCGAAGCGCCAGAAGACCCTACCAACTACAAAGAAGTATTAGACTTTGTTACGGAAAAAGTATTACCAAATAGTAGTATTGTTACCCATCCAAAATCCTATTCTTTTGTTCCGGGACCAAGCAATTTTGTTAGTGTTATGGCAGATACTTTAGCCACAGGATTCAATATATTTTCTGGAGGTTGGGCTGCTTCTCCTGCTGCTGCAGAATTAGAAATTGTAACCATGCACTGGTTATTAAAACTTTTTAAATTTCCGACAAAAAAAGGTGGTGGAATTTTCACCAGTGGTGGCTCTATGGCAAACTTAACAGCCTTAGTAACTGCAAGAAGACAACGTTGTGGCGACGATTTTTCGAAAGCTATTATTTACCTTTCCGATCAAGCACACTCTTCTAATATAAAAGCTATTCGTGTTTTAGGCTTTAAAAAAGAACAAATACGAATCATTCCTACCGATATTGAATTTAAAATGGCCATTAATAAACTTAAAAATGCCATTGCCAAAGATCGATTAGAAGGTTTACAACCGTTTTGTATTATCGCTTCCGCTGGAACAACAAATACAGGAACTGTAGATCCTTTAAATGAAATTGCTAAAATATGTAAGACCGAAAAACTTTGGTTTCATATTGATGGTGCTTATGGTGGCGCAGCTATCTTATCCAAAAAAGGAAGCCAATTATTAAAAGGTATTGAAAAAGCAGATTCATTGGCCATAGATCCTCATAAATGGCTATACCAACCTTATGAAATGGGGTGTTTATTAGTTAGAAATCACAAATGGTTAAGTGAAACTTTTACCGAAAAACCAGAGTATTTAAGAGATATTGAAGGGAATCCATCAGAAATTAATTTTTACGATCATGGTATTCAACTTACAAGACGTTTTAGAGCTTTAAAGTTTTATATGTCTATGAAAACCTTCGGACTTTCCGCATTTAAAAAAGCGGTTTCCTATTCTATTGATTTAGCCGAAGAAGTAGAAGCCGATTTACGAAAAAGCGCGAATTGGGAAGTGGTATCTCCAGCTACATTAGCGGTAATTAATTTTAGATACAATCCCATAGGAAAAAATTATTCAGAAAAACAGTTAGATGCTATTAATCAAGAAATTTCTAAAAGAGTGGTAGACTCTAGAGAAGCATTATTAGTAACTACCATTTTACAAAAACAAGTAGTTTTACGTATGTGTTTAATAAACCCAAGAACGACATTTGAAGATGTAAAAGACACCTTAAAAACTTGTGAAGCTTTTGCTTTGGAAATTATTTAG
- a CDS encoding sulfite exporter TauE/SafE family protein: MLWSAIIFGLLGSFHCVGMCGPIAFMLPVDRSNSTKKVIQIFTYHFGRLLAYSLIGLFFGLVGKSLYIFGLQQQLSIFIGVLMIVVVLIPVQTFNKYNFSKPIYKIISKVKSSLGKALKKKTADTFLTIGFLNGFLPCGLVYMAIFASLAMPNVWQGSLYMALFGLGTIPLMTSAIYLGKFLNTKMKQRIQKGIPIFVVIIGLLFILRGLGLGIPYLSPAPIVDVASSAIDCH; encoded by the coding sequence ATGCTTTGGTCTGCCATAATATTTGGATTACTAGGAAGCTTTCACTGCGTTGGTATGTGCGGTCCTATTGCATTTATGCTACCGGTAGATAGAAGTAATTCGACTAAGAAAGTAATACAAATATTTACGTATCATTTTGGTCGATTATTAGCATATTCCTTAATTGGTTTATTTTTCGGTTTGGTTGGAAAAAGTCTTTACATCTTTGGACTACAACAACAACTATCCATCTTCATTGGCGTATTAATGATAGTTGTGGTTCTCATTCCTGTACAAACTTTCAATAAATACAATTTCTCAAAACCTATTTATAAAATTATCTCGAAAGTAAAATCTTCTTTAGGTAAAGCTTTAAAAAAGAAAACTGCAGATACCTTTTTAACCATTGGTTTTCTAAACGGCTTCTTACCTTGTGGCTTAGTATATATGGCCATTTTTGCTTCTTTAGCAATGCCAAATGTATGGCAAGGAAGTTTATATATGGCACTGTTTGGTTTAGGTACCATCCCATTAATGACTTCTGCTATTTACTTAGGTAAATTTTTAAATACCAAAATGAAGCAACGTATTCAAAAAGGGATTCCTATTTTTGTGGTCATTATAGGATTATTATTTATTCTTCGTGGTCTAGGCTTAGGTATTCCTTACCTCTCGCCTGCTCCAATAGTTGATGTTGCATCTAGTGCAATAGATTGTCACTAA
- a CDS encoding FixH family protein: MKINWGTGIVIAFVAFISFIMYFIITMMTDSTYDHDLVVEDYYKQELQFQNEINKETNAKSLVENISWKKTAEGLVIIFPENLQKENITGKVFLYRPSNKQFDFEMPISLSNHNLLIPDKRLLDGRWNIKVDWQYNGKNYLYKKEVLY; the protein is encoded by the coding sequence ATGAAAATAAATTGGGGAACAGGAATCGTAATCGCATTTGTAGCATTTATCAGCTTCATCATGTACTTCATTATCACCATGATGACAGATAGTACTTATGACCATGATTTAGTAGTCGAAGATTATTACAAACAAGAATTACAATTTCAAAACGAGATTAATAAAGAAACGAATGCTAAAAGCTTAGTAGAAAATATCTCTTGGAAAAAAACAGCAGAAGGTCTTGTTATTATATTTCCAGAAAACCTTCAAAAAGAAAATATTACAGGAAAAGTGTTCCTATACAGACCATCTAATAAACAATTTGATTTTGAAATGCCTATTTCTCTATCAAACCACAATTTGCTCATACCTGACAAACGTTTGTTAGATGGTCGTTGGAACATTAAAGTAGACTGGCAATATAACGGGAAAAATTATCTCTACAAAAAAGAGGTCCTTTACTAA